In Helicoverpa armigera isolate CAAS_96S chromosome 20, ASM3070526v1, whole genome shotgun sequence, one DNA window encodes the following:
- the LOC126055080 gene encoding uncharacterized protein LOC126055080 isoform X1 — protein sequence MADALKTLLRKRSSLKSKLTIYSNYLNLVKSSAHISEMQRLDLQERFNKFDSLHSQFDELQTEIEMLADDAETAFVEREEFDRQFFNLVALTRSLLGSSVNGAGSEAGFKDADSGAHVSNSFVRLPKIDLPHFDGNYQCWLEFRDTFTSLIHNNASISNINKFHYLRASLQGTAASLIKNIEFSSDHYKIAWDLLCERYNNEYLLVANHLQALFFDVRSINKESSVSIRNLVDVINKNIRALANLKRPTQHWDDIIIFVMVKKLDLITSREWEEYRNNNIVGYPTTTQFCSFLNRKADWLESVECNFQDSNIVALNSNTNLNKHNNNSSKQKHSNKSNNNSHKNNNKCPLCSQVHTLYKCESFRSLSIENRIQKAKDLTVCLNCLRIGHSANNCKFSNCRYCKLKHNTLLHLEASEPKPLSNPLPSALLSVSPTTSDVALSANSMQLATSSHVFLSTALVNVTSATGKKFTARLLLDNGSTANFITQSLAEQLGLSQRGMSTKVTDANITSLDRWKRIQYIRQHFWGRFHNEYTSLLQAKSKWLNSRGELKPGSLVLIKDKTTPPLLWSLGRVTKTYPGVDGVTRVAELKTRRGTIRRAFNCICPLPIEDF from the exons ATGGCAGACGCTTTAAAGACTTTACTTAGAAAACGTAGTTCATTAAAATCAAAGCTTACGATTTACAGCAACTATTTAAATTTAGTTAAAAGTAGTGCACATATATCTGAGATGCAACGATTAGACCTGCAGGAACGTTTTAATAAGTTCGATTCCTTACATAGCCAATTTGATGAATTGCAGACAGAAATCGAAATGCTTGCCGATGATGCTGAGACTGCGTTCGTGGAGCGTGAGGAGTTTGACCGCCAGTTCTTCAATCTGGTGGCACTCACGCGCAGCCTGCTCGGTTCTTCGGTCAACGGTGCTGGTTCTGAGGCGGGCTTCAAAGATGCTGACTCAGGTGCACATGTTTCTAATAGCTTTGTTCGTTTGCCAAAAATTGATTTGCCTCACTTTGACGGGAACTACCAATGCTGGCTCGAGTTCCGGGACACGTTTACGTCATTGATTCACAATAACGCTAGCATAAGCAACATAAATAAGTTCCATTACTTGCGTGCTTCTTTACAAGGTACTGCAGcctctttaattaaaaatatagaatttagtAGTGATCATTACAAGATTGCTTGGGACTTGTTGTGTGAGCGGTACAACAATGAGTACCTGCTTGTGGCCAATCATTTGCAAGCTTTATTCTTTGATGTTAGGTCAATAAATAAGGAGTCTAGTGTTTCCATTAGAAATCTTGTTgacgttattaataaaaatattcgggCACTAGCAAATTTAAAAAGGCCTACTCAGCATTGGGATGAcatcatcatttttgtcatgGTCAAAAAGCTAGATTTAATCACAAGTCGTGAATGGGAGGAATACAGGAATAACAACATAGTAGGTTATCCAACAACTActcaattttgttcttttttaaacAGGAAAGCAGACTGGTTGGAATCTGTGGAATGTAACTTTCAAGATAGTAATATTGTGGCCTTGAATAGTAACActaatttaaacaaacataataataattcatctaaacaaaaacactcaaataaatcaaataataattctcataaaaacaataataaatgtccACTTTGCTCCCAAGtacatactttatataaatgtgaATCTTTTAGAAGCTTATCTATAGAAAATCGCATACAAAAGGCAAAAGACTTAACTGTTTGTCTCAATTGCTTACGTATTGGGCATTCTGCTAATAACTGTAAGTTTTCAAATTGCAGATACTGCAAACTTAAGCACAATACGCTTTTGCATTTAGAAGCTAGTGAACCCAAACCACTTTCTAATCCTCTGCCTTCTGCACTTCTTTCTGTATCGCCAACTACTTCAGATGTTGCGCTTTCAGCTAATTCTATGCAGCTTGCTACTTCTTCGCATGTTTTCCTGTCCACAGCTTTGGTGAACGTGACCAGTGCGACGGGTAAGAAGTTCACTGCGCGCCTACTGCTGGACAACGGCAGTACGGCCAACTTTATCACGCAGAGTTTAGCGGAGCAACTGGGTTTGTCACAACGCGGTATGAGCACCAAG GTGACTGATGCCAACATCACGAGCCTGGATCGCTGGAAGAGGATCCAGTACATCAGACAGCACTTCTGGGGACGCTTCCATAATGAGTACACTTCTCTGCTGCAGGCCAAGTCAAAGTGGTTAAATTCCAGAGGCGAACTGAAACCAGGGTCCTTAGTCCTGATCAAGGACAAGACGACGCCACCGCTGCTCTGGTCCCTGGGTCGGGTCACTAAGACCTATCCCGGCGTCGACGGAGTCACGCGGGTGGCTGAGCTGAAGACGAGGAGGGGCACCATTCGTCGTGCCTTCAACTGCATCTGCCCGCTCCCTATCGAAGACTTTTGA
- the LOC126055080 gene encoding uncharacterized protein LOC126055080 isoform X2: MLADDAETAFVEREEFDRQFFNLVALTRSLLGSSVNGAGSEAGFKDADSGAHVSNSFVRLPKIDLPHFDGNYQCWLEFRDTFTSLIHNNASISNINKFHYLRASLQGTAASLIKNIEFSSDHYKIAWDLLCERYNNEYLLVANHLQALFFDVRSINKESSVSIRNLVDVINKNIRALANLKRPTQHWDDIIIFVMVKKLDLITSREWEEYRNNNIVGYPTTTQFCSFLNRKADWLESVECNFQDSNIVALNSNTNLNKHNNNSSKQKHSNKSNNNSHKNNNKCPLCSQVHTLYKCESFRSLSIENRIQKAKDLTVCLNCLRIGHSANNCKFSNCRYCKLKHNTLLHLEASEPKPLSNPLPSALLSVSPTTSDVALSANSMQLATSSHVFLSTALVNVTSATGKKFTARLLLDNGSTANFITQSLAEQLGLSQRGMSTKVTDANITSLDRWKRIQYIRQHFWGRFHNEYTSLLQAKSKWLNSRGELKPGSLVLIKDKTTPPLLWSLGRVTKTYPGVDGVTRVAELKTRRGTIRRAFNCICPLPIEDF; the protein is encoded by the exons ATGCTTGCCGATGATGCTGAGACTGCGTTCGTGGAGCGTGAGGAGTTTGACCGCCAGTTCTTCAATCTGGTGGCACTCACGCGCAGCCTGCTCGGTTCTTCGGTCAACGGTGCTGGTTCTGAGGCGGGCTTCAAAGATGCTGACTCAGGTGCACATGTTTCTAATAGCTTTGTTCGTTTGCCAAAAATTGATTTGCCTCACTTTGACGGGAACTACCAATGCTGGCTCGAGTTCCGGGACACGTTTACGTCATTGATTCACAATAACGCTAGCATAAGCAACATAAATAAGTTCCATTACTTGCGTGCTTCTTTACAAGGTACTGCAGcctctttaattaaaaatatagaatttagtAGTGATCATTACAAGATTGCTTGGGACTTGTTGTGTGAGCGGTACAACAATGAGTACCTGCTTGTGGCCAATCATTTGCAAGCTTTATTCTTTGATGTTAGGTCAATAAATAAGGAGTCTAGTGTTTCCATTAGAAATCTTGTTgacgttattaataaaaatattcgggCACTAGCAAATTTAAAAAGGCCTACTCAGCATTGGGATGAcatcatcatttttgtcatgGTCAAAAAGCTAGATTTAATCACAAGTCGTGAATGGGAGGAATACAGGAATAACAACATAGTAGGTTATCCAACAACTActcaattttgttcttttttaaacAGGAAAGCAGACTGGTTGGAATCTGTGGAATGTAACTTTCAAGATAGTAATATTGTGGCCTTGAATAGTAACActaatttaaacaaacataataataattcatctaaacaaaaacactcaaataaatcaaataataattctcataaaaacaataataaatgtccACTTTGCTCCCAAGtacatactttatataaatgtgaATCTTTTAGAAGCTTATCTATAGAAAATCGCATACAAAAGGCAAAAGACTTAACTGTTTGTCTCAATTGCTTACGTATTGGGCATTCTGCTAATAACTGTAAGTTTTCAAATTGCAGATACTGCAAACTTAAGCACAATACGCTTTTGCATTTAGAAGCTAGTGAACCCAAACCACTTTCTAATCCTCTGCCTTCTGCACTTCTTTCTGTATCGCCAACTACTTCAGATGTTGCGCTTTCAGCTAATTCTATGCAGCTTGCTACTTCTTCGCATGTTTTCCTGTCCACAGCTTTGGTGAACGTGACCAGTGCGACGGGTAAGAAGTTCACTGCGCGCCTACTGCTGGACAACGGCAGTACGGCCAACTTTATCACGCAGAGTTTAGCGGAGCAACTGGGTTTGTCACAACGCGGTATGAGCACCAAG GTGACTGATGCCAACATCACGAGCCTGGATCGCTGGAAGAGGATCCAGTACATCAGACAGCACTTCTGGGGACGCTTCCATAATGAGTACACTTCTCTGCTGCAGGCCAAGTCAAAGTGGTTAAATTCCAGAGGCGAACTGAAACCAGGGTCCTTAGTCCTGATCAAGGACAAGACGACGCCACCGCTGCTCTGGTCCCTGGGTCGGGTCACTAAGACCTATCCCGGCGTCGACGGAGTCACGCGGGTGGCTGAGCTGAAGACGAGGAGGGGCACCATTCGTCGTGCCTTCAACTGCATCTGCCCGCTCCCTATCGAAGACTTTTGA
- the LOC110376038 gene encoding uncharacterized protein LOC110376038, with protein MAYDLAEKNNLDHRFNKEKKTASKKWVENFARRHQLSLRQPEKTSLARAAGFNRVQVQRFYDNLREVITKYGFVGRQIYNMDETGLQTVPNKLPRVYAQKGKKTVGKIVSAERGQTVTAVCCMSASGSYVAPAFIFPRKRQKPELMDGAPDDSLQLVSDSGYMNSDLFVTWLQHFVKMAKPSKNDPALIILDNHSSHLSLSAIELARENGIVLLSLPPHTSHRMQSLDTGFFGPLKKAYATACDNWQVSNIGRAITQFQVARIFCTAYMKVASIERAKKSFESCGIWPFNDQHFSDEDFAPSEVTDRPEPMVDSSQINDPIITSAIALIQETEDMSQTLEDGSSVCAGPSSAVNFQNYVVSSDDLLLVYTDDGNMIPQADETLPQPDNDVPLNEAPSSPSTLQYYELDTSHVEKDIQTPSTSTFIKPSDIHPLPKCNFNKKRNIKLKKSEILTSSPYKTQVEEDMKQKEVKAKKIKKTVKKKGIKNPETSKRPTLLTTSTGSEVIRCPLCSEIYVDPPEEDWIQCSRCEAWWHEECTDYLGFGVFKCDICQG; from the coding sequence ATGGCTTATGATTTAGCGGAAAAAAATAACCTCGATCatagatttaataaagaaaagaaaactgctagcaagaagtgggtagaaaaCTTTGCAAGGCGACATCAGCTAAGTCTGCGTCAACCTGAGAAAACAAGCTTAGCTCGTGCTGCTGGATTCAATCGAGTTCAAGTACAAAGATTTTATGACAATTTGAGAGAAGTTATAACTAAATACGGATTTGTCGGTAGACAAATATATAATATGGACGAGACTGGGCTACAAACAGTTCCAAACAAGTTGCCGAGAGTGTATGCACAGAAAGGGAAGAAGACCGTAGGAAAAATAGTGTCTGCCGAAAGAGGCCAAACCGTGACTGCTGTTTGTTGCATGAGCGCCTCTGGATCTTACGTGGCACCTGCATTCATTTTTCCTAGAAAGCGACAAAAGCCAGAATTGATGGACGGAGCTCCAGATGACAGCTTACAGCTTGTGTCGGATTCAGGTTATATGAATTCCGATTTATTTGTAACCTGGTTACAACATTTCGTCAAGATGGCTAAACCATCCAAGAATGATCCAGCTCTTATAATTCTCGACAATCACTCTTCTCATTTGAGTCTGAGTGCTATAGAATTAGCTCGAGAAAATGGTATCGTTCTATTAAGTTTACCACCACACACGAGCCATCGCATGCAATCTTTAGATACAGGATTTTTCGGACCCTTGAAGAAGGCATATGCTACAGCTTGTGACAATTGGCAAGTCTCAAACATTGGGCGCGCTATCACTCAATTTCAAGTGGCCCGAATATTTTGCACAGCATATATGAAAGTGGCTTCAATAGAGAGAgctaaaaaatcttttgaatccTGCGGCATCTGGCCATTTAATGATCAACATTTTTCAGATGAAGATTTTGCTCCATCTGAAGTTACTGATCGTCCCGAACCAATGGTGGATTCTTCACAAATCAATGACCCTATTATAACTTCTGCCATTGCATTAATACAAGAAACTGAAGACATGTCACAAACACTAGAAGACGGTTCTAGTGTTTGTGCTGGACCATCTTCAGCcgttaattttcaaaactatgtCGTAAGTTCTGATGATCTACTATTAGTCTATACAGATGATGGCAATATGATACCGCAAGCAGATGAAACTCTTCCTCAACCCGATAATGACGTTCCGTTGAATGAAGCTCCCTCTAGTCCCAGTACTTTGCAATATTATGAATTAGATACATCACACGTAGAAAAAGATATCCAAACACCATCCACCTCTACTTTTATTAAGCCGTCCGATATCCACCCATTaccaaaatgtaattttaataaaaaaagaaatatcaaaCTTAAAAAATCAGAAATTCTTACAAGTTCTCCCTACAAAACTCAGGTAGAAGAAGATATGAAACAAAAAGAAGTGAAGGCAAAGAAGATCaagaaaacagtaaaaaagaaaGGAATAAAAAATCCTGAAACATCAAAGAGACCTACATTGTTGACCACAAGCACGGGTTCTGAGGTAATAAGGTGTCCTCTTTGCTCAGAAATTTACGTAGATCCTCCAGAGGAAGATTGGATCCAGTGCAGCAGATGCGAAGCTTGGTGGCATGAAGAATGTACAGATTACTTAGGATTTGGAGTCTTTAAGTGCGATATTTGCCAAGGCTGA